From uncultured Methanobrevibacter sp., one genomic window encodes:
- a CDS encoding beta-CASP ribonuclease aCPSF1 gives MTSDILENIKKEILQKLPDEIQVSKVEFEGPEVVVYTKNPEIITENGDLIRSLAKELRKRIIIRSDKSALLEPEKTIEKIHEIVPEGAEITDIYFDTVTGEVVITAKKPGLVIGKYGVTSRNIVKNTGWAPKILRTPPISSDIIGKIRTIQKNSSKERKKMLQRLGRQIHQGSKYPNDWARVTSMGGFKEVGRSSMLLQTPNSRVLLDCGVNVAASDNKNAFPYLNAPEFSIEELDAVIISHAHLDHCGFVPYLYHYGYEGPVYCTTPTRDLTTLLQFDHLDIAHREGNPLPFTSKHVKQAIKNTITLDYGEVTDISPDIRLTLHNAGHILGSAISHMHIGDGAHNLVYTGDFKYEPSRLLEPATIRFPRAETVIMESTYGGREDVQPSRNNAEKEMMKTIYKTLKRGGKVLVPVFAVGRAQELMVVLEEYMRHGLIEEVPIYIDGMIWEATAIHTARPEYLSKDLRDQIFHMGRNPFVSDMFKKVQNIDQRKEIVESQQPAIILSTSGMLTGGNSVEYFKWLCEDERNTLIFVGYQSEGSMGRRVQKGWKEIPLEDDDGRIRQFCVKMQVKTINGFSGHSNRRQLMEYVKRLNPRPEKVITCHGDPYKTVDLASSIHRSYKIETKTPINLDCVRIH, from the coding sequence ATGACTTCAGATATTTTAGAGAATATTAAAAAGGAGATTTTGCAAAAGCTACCTGATGAAATTCAAGTTTCAAAAGTTGAATTTGAAGGACCTGAAGTGGTAGTTTATACCAAAAATCCAGAAATTATAACTGAAAACGGTGACTTGATAAGGTCACTTGCAAAAGAACTTAGAAAAAGGATTATCATTAGATCTGATAAAAGTGCATTACTTGAACCTGAAAAAACTATTGAAAAGATTCATGAAATAGTTCCTGAAGGTGCTGAAATCACTGATATTTATTTTGATACTGTTACCGGTGAAGTGGTGATTACCGCTAAAAAACCAGGACTTGTTATTGGAAAATATGGAGTAACCTCCAGAAATATTGTAAAAAATACCGGATGGGCGCCTAAAATTTTAAGAACCCCTCCAATCAGTTCAGACATAATCGGAAAAATAAGAACTATTCAAAAAAACAGCAGCAAAGAAAGAAAGAAAATGTTGCAACGCCTCGGACGTCAAATCCATCAGGGAAGTAAATATCCTAATGACTGGGCAAGAGTTACTTCAATGGGAGGATTTAAAGAAGTTGGACGTTCATCTATGCTTTTACAAACACCTAACAGCCGTGTCTTACTAGACTGTGGTGTTAATGTAGCTGCATCAGATAATAAAAATGCGTTTCCTTATCTTAATGCACCTGAATTTTCAATCGAAGAATTAGATGCAGTTATTATTTCTCACGCACACTTAGATCACTGTGGATTTGTACCATACCTTTATCATTATGGATATGAAGGACCTGTTTATTGTACAACTCCAACCAGAGATTTAACTACATTACTTCAATTTGATCATTTGGATATCGCCCACAGAGAAGGCAATCCTTTACCATTTACATCAAAACATGTAAAACAAGCAATTAAAAATACCATCACATTAGATTATGGAGAAGTAACAGATATTTCCCCAGATATTAGATTAACATTGCATAATGCAGGCCACATTCTTGGTTCCGCAATATCTCACATGCACATTGGTGATGGAGCACACAACCTTGTTTATACTGGAGATTTCAAATACGAACCATCAAGATTACTTGAACCTGCAACAATCAGATTCCCTCGTGCTGAAACCGTAATTATGGAAAGTACCTACGGTGGAAGGGAGGATGTGCAACCTTCAAGAAATAATGCTGAAAAAGAAATGATGAAAACCATTTACAAGACACTTAAACGTGGCGGAAAAGTTTTAGTTCCAGTATTTGCAGTAGGAAGGGCACAGGAACTTATGGTAGTATTGGAAGAATACATGAGACACGGATTAATAGAAGAAGTGCCTATCTACATTGACGGAATGATTTGGGAAGCAACCGCAATTCATACAGCAAGACCTGAATATTTAAGTAAAGATTTAAGAGACCAAATATTCCATATGGGCAGAAATCCATTCGTTTCAGACATGTTTAAAAAAGTTCAAAATATTGACCAAAGAAAAGAGATTGTTGAAAGCCAGCAACCTGCAATCATTTTATCCACTTCCGGTATGTTAACCGGAGGTAATTCTGTAGAATACTTCAAATGGTTATGTGAAGATGAAAGAAACACATTAATATTTGTTGGATATCAGTCTGAAGGTTCAATGGGTAGAAGAGTTCAAAAAGGCTGGAAAGAAATTCCTCTTGAAGATGATGATGGTAGAATTAGACAATTCTGCGTAAAAATGCAAGTTAAAACCATCAACGGATTCAGTGGACACTCAAACAGAAGACAATTAATGGAGTACGTTAAAAGACTCAATCCTAGACCTGAAAAAGTTATTACATGCCATGGTGACCCTTACAAAACCGTGGACTTGGCTTCTTCAATTCACAGAAGTTATAAAATTGAAACAAAAACTCCAATTAATTTAGACTGTGTGAGAATTCATTAA
- the purM gene encoding phosphoribosylformylglycinamidine cyclo-ligase — protein sequence MVTYSESGVDIDLEAVTVSKLADKLKSTLSCRDIITDSGHYAALVKLGDKAIAMSTDGVGSKILIAEMMNKYDTVGIDCIAMVVNDILCVGAEPIALVDYLAVEKPDPERASEIAEGLVKGAEESKIAIIGGETASLPGIIKDFDLAGTGIGFVDIDKIITGENIQPGNVLIGIESNGIHSNGYSLARKALFDDAGFSVDDKMPNGETTIGEELIRPTELYVKPIVALFEKEYNINGLAHITGGGFTNLRRLKKGVGYDITDLPEVPEIFKLIYQQDVDIKEMYKVFNMGVGFVVICDENEAEKIMNTLKEYCNCQIIGKVTDDEKITVKAFEGSEIEY from the coding sequence ATGGTTACTTATTCAGAATCCGGTGTTGATATTGATCTTGAAGCAGTTACTGTTTCAAAACTAGCTGATAAACTTAAATCAACATTATCATGTAGAGATATAATAACAGATAGCGGCCATTATGCTGCTTTAGTCAAATTAGGCGATAAAGCTATTGCAATGAGTACTGATGGTGTCGGAAGTAAAATTTTAATTGCAGAAATGATGAATAAATACGATACTGTAGGTATTGACTGTATTGCAATGGTTGTAAATGACATTTTATGTGTCGGTGCAGAACCTATAGCTTTAGTGGATTATCTTGCTGTTGAAAAACCTGACCCTGAAAGAGCTTCTGAAATTGCAGAAGGTCTTGTCAAAGGTGCTGAAGAATCAAAAATTGCAATCATCGGTGGTGAAACAGCATCACTTCCAGGAATTATTAAAGATTTTGACCTTGCAGGAACAGGTATTGGATTTGTCGATATTGATAAAATCATTACTGGCGAAAATATTCAACCTGGAAATGTTTTAATTGGTATTGAAAGTAATGGTATCCACTCTAACGGATATAGCCTAGCTAGAAAAGCATTGTTTGACGATGCAGGATTTAGTGTCGATGACAAAATGCCAAATGGAGAAACCACCATTGGTGAAGAGTTAATAAGACCAACTGAACTTTACGTTAAACCTATTGTAGCATTATTTGAAAAGGAATATAATATTAACGGACTTGCTCACATTACCGGAGGAGGTTTCACAAACCTCAGACGTTTGAAAAAAGGAGTAGGGTATGACATAACTGATCTTCCTGAAGTTCCGGAAATATTCAAATTAATATACCAACAAGATGTTGACATCAAAGAAATGTATAAAGTTTTCAATATGGGTGTCGGTTTTGTTGTAATATGTGATGAAAACGAAGCTGAAAAAATTATGAATACTTTAAAAGAATACTGTAATTGTCAAATTATCGGTAAAGTAACAGATGATGAAAAAATCACTGTTAAAGCTTTTGAAGGATCTGAAATTGAATACTGA
- the comC gene encoding L-sulfolactate dehydrogenase, giving the protein MKIMKDKEIALVKEILKKLGASEEDQELVAEATIDADLKGFTSHGLGRFPQYLISIDAGTINLKDNITIEKETPAIALINGNSGFGQAVSYKAMQIAIKKAKEVGIGCVGVHNSNHFGVTGFYSDLALRENCIGLVLANTDPAIAPLGGSEPLIGTNPIALGIPSETYITVDMATSVTARGKIIESKRKGLDLPDGWALDKDGNPTNDPEAALEGSILPFGGFKGYALSALIEILTGPLVQAGYGHGVTGTASPSKDCTKGDLYVVIDPSKFGDFGEFVEHTEDFVSQIRATGENVAIPGDLEVKRIAEAEANGIQIDEKLYEQLKEICNDLDIDIDSYMEE; this is encoded by the coding sequence ATGAAGATAATGAAAGATAAAGAAATAGCTCTTGTAAAAGAAATATTGAAAAAATTAGGAGCTAGCGAAGAAGACCAGGAATTAGTAGCGGAAGCTACAATTGATGCGGATTTAAAAGGATTTACCTCTCATGGTCTTGGTAGATTCCCACAATACTTAATTAGTATCGACGCAGGTACAATTAATTTAAAAGACAATATTACAATCGAAAAAGAAACCCCCGCTATTGCATTAATCAATGGAAATAGTGGATTTGGTCAGGCTGTTTCATACAAAGCAATGCAAATTGCTATTAAAAAAGCAAAAGAAGTGGGTATTGGATGTGTGGGAGTTCACAATTCAAATCACTTTGGAGTAACAGGATTTTACTCTGATTTAGCATTAAGAGAAAATTGTATAGGACTCGTTTTAGCAAATACTGACCCTGCTATTGCTCCATTAGGAGGAAGCGAACCATTAATCGGAACCAATCCTATTGCGTTAGGTATTCCATCAGAAACTTATATTACTGTAGATATGGCAACATCAGTTACTGCCCGTGGAAAAATTATTGAATCAAAAAGAAAAGGTTTAGATTTACCTGACGGATGGGCATTAGATAAAGATGGAAATCCAACCAATGATCCTGAAGCAGCATTAGAAGGTTCAATTTTACCATTTGGTGGTTTTAAAGGATATGCCCTTTCAGCATTAATTGAAATTTTAACTGGTCCGTTAGTACAGGCAGGATATGGTCATGGAGTAACAGGAACTGCATCTCCATCTAAAGACTGTACTAAAGGAGATTTATATGTTGTAATTGATCCATCCAAATTTGGAGATTTCGGTGAATTTGTAGAACATACTGAAGACTTCGTTTCACAAATCAGAGCTACCGGAGAAAATGTTGCAATTCCAGGAGATTTGGAAGTTAAAAGAATTGCTGAAGCCGAAGCAAATGGAATTCAAATTGATGAAAAATTATACGAGCAATTAAAAGAAATCTGTAACGATTTGGATATCGATATAGATTCCTACATGGAAGAATAA
- a CDS encoding DNA-directed DNA polymerase has protein sequence MQRNVVILDIDYVTFEDKPVIRLFSKDGDKNVILLDDTFEPYLYVVSDNIEECIKEIEENLDDVKAEKVIKKDFQIENEFVKVTFKHPQELAKNRDNLRDLENVIQIREFDIPFYRRYLMDRDVIPMTEVVAVGEEVDSFLKLDSKNQDITIIKLTEDLKRVEDNPQKFRILSFDLEVRNPHGMPNSEEDEIIMIGVASNFGINQVISTKTNSENRDDFVNQVSSEREMIQEFVKIIKDNNIDILVGYNSDNFDFPYLKDRAKLLGVDLDIGMDESDVKYIRRGYANAASLKGLIHVDLYLVMRRYMSLERYTLERVYYELFGEEKIDVPGEQIFEFWDNGGEELDNLFDYSLDDVISTLKIAEQTLPLNLELTRIIGQPLFDVSRMATGQQAEWFLVKQAYFDDEVVPNKQGSNFADRANAEDNEGGYVREPETGLHENLVQFDFRSLYPSIIISKNISPDVMVLGDVENEEEYNISPEHGIKFKKSPQGFIPSVIDKILQERFRIKREMKASDDPQQKKALDVQQQAIKRLANTMYGIYGFPRFRWYSFECAKAITSWGRQYIKSSIKKAEEYGFYAIYADTDGFYAKYKKEKD, from the coding sequence ATGCAGAGAAATGTTGTTATTTTAGATATTGATTATGTAACATTCGAAGATAAGCCTGTAATCAGATTATTTTCAAAAGATGGTGATAAAAATGTCATACTCCTTGATGATACATTCGAACCATATTTATATGTTGTATCAGATAACATTGAAGAGTGTATTAAAGAGATTGAGGAAAATCTGGATGACGTTAAAGCAGAAAAAGTAATTAAAAAGGATTTCCAGATTGAAAATGAATTTGTAAAGGTAACTTTCAAACATCCTCAGGAACTTGCAAAAAACAGGGATAATCTCAGGGATTTGGAAAACGTTATTCAAATAAGGGAATTTGACATTCCATTTTATAGAAGATATCTGATGGACCGTGATGTAATTCCAATGACTGAAGTGGTTGCTGTTGGAGAGGAAGTTGATTCCTTTTTAAAATTGGATTCCAAAAATCAGGATATAACAATTATCAAACTTACAGAAGATTTAAAACGTGTTGAAGATAATCCTCAAAAGTTCAGAATTTTAAGTTTCGATTTGGAGGTTAGAAACCCTCACGGCATGCCAAACTCTGAAGAGGATGAAATCATTATGATAGGTGTGGCAAGCAATTTCGGAATAAATCAGGTCATTTCAACAAAAACCAATTCCGAAAACCGTGATGACTTTGTAAATCAGGTTTCATCTGAAAGAGAGATGATTCAGGAGTTTGTCAAAATTATCAAAGACAATAATATTGACATTCTTGTAGGATACAACTCTGATAACTTTGATTTCCCATATCTGAAAGACCGTGCAAAATTATTGGGTGTGGATTTGGATATTGGAATGGATGAATCTGACGTTAAATATATCAGAAGAGGATATGCCAATGCTGCTTCTCTTAAAGGATTAATCCATGTAGATTTGTATCTTGTAATGAGAAGATACATGTCACTTGAAAGATATACATTGGAAAGAGTATATTATGAACTGTTTGGTGAAGAAAAGATAGATGTTCCTGGTGAGCAAATTTTTGAATTCTGGGACAATGGCGGTGAAGAGCTAGACAATCTCTTTGATTATTCTCTTGATGATGTAATTTCCACTTTAAAAATTGCTGAACAGACATTACCTCTTAATTTAGAACTTACCCGTATTATTGGTCAACCTTTATTTGACGTATCTCGTATGGCTACAGGCCAACAGGCAGAATGGTTTTTAGTTAAGCAGGCTTACTTTGATGATGAAGTTGTACCAAACAAACAGGGGTCTAATTTTGCAGACAGGGCTAATGCCGAAGACAATGAAGGGGGTTATGTAAGAGAACCTGAAACAGGCCTTCATGAAAATTTAGTACAGTTCGACTTTAGAAGCCTATATCCTAGTATAATCATTTCAAAAAACATATCTCCTGATGTAATGGTGCTGGGTGATGTTGAAAATGAAGAGGAGTACAATATTTCACCGGAACATGGAATTAAATTTAAAAAATCACCACAGGGGTTCATTCCTTCTGTTATTGACAAGATTTTACAGGAACGTTTTAGAATTAAACGTGAAATGAAGGCATCAGACGATCCACAACAAAAGAAAGCTTTAGATGTTCAGCAACAAGCTATCAAAAGGCTTGCAAATACCATGTATGGTATTTATGGTTTCCCACGTTTCAGATGGTATTCTTTTGAATGTGCAAAAGCAATTACTTCTTGGGGAAGACAATATATTAAATCATCAATAAAAAAAGCAGAAGAATACGGTTTTTATGCAATATATGCGGATACTGATGGTTTTTATGCGAAATATAAAAAAGAAAAAGATTAA
- a CDS encoding AI-2E family transporter has translation MGVDIKNYLNPPILLVIFLLVVSLMFIFPVLNMILLGAILSYLVKPVARKIQSKLKFSSVSIILAMIVVLVPLILLVAYVSYELSSVITSMMANNYYADIDKFISQLPIDMGSINSSINSSLNEIGKYVLQYAVTFLSKFFNLSLDLFILVCSVFYFVRDGDKCLSFVRDFVPDDSKKFFDNTVESVKDVLRSIFYGHVLTSVIIGIFGAIGYSLLGYPFGIFLGVLTGILQLIPIFGPWPIYWALFFMDIFSGNYPRAIVVLLFGFFLSTVDMYIRPALSSHYAEIHPLILLIGFLSGPLVYGIVGFIVGPLILGITYTVLDNYRKEYLLGEE, from the coding sequence ATGGGAGTTGACATTAAAAATTACTTAAATCCGCCGATTCTGCTGGTGATTTTTTTATTGGTAGTTTCATTAATGTTCATATTCCCTGTTTTAAACATGATTCTTTTAGGGGCTATCCTATCTTACTTGGTTAAACCGGTAGCCCGTAAAATTCAATCAAAATTAAAATTTTCATCAGTTTCTATTATATTGGCAATGATTGTTGTATTGGTGCCGTTAATACTGCTTGTAGCTTACGTTTCTTATGAACTTTCATCTGTAATCACATCAATGATGGCAAATAACTATTATGCCGACATTGATAAATTTATTTCACAATTGCCTATAGATATGGGATCTATCAATTCCTCAATCAATTCTTCATTAAACGAAATAGGAAAATATGTTCTGCAATATGCAGTTACTTTCTTAAGCAAATTCTTTAATCTCAGCTTGGACTTGTTTATTTTGGTATGTTCAGTATTTTATTTTGTCAGAGATGGAGATAAATGCTTAAGTTTTGTAAGAGACTTTGTTCCTGATGATTCCAAGAAATTTTTTGACAATACTGTTGAATCGGTAAAGGATGTTTTAAGAAGCATTTTTTACGGGCATGTCCTGACCTCTGTAATCATAGGTATTTTTGGAGCAATAGGTTATAGTCTTTTAGGCTATCCGTTTGGAATATTTTTAGGTGTATTGACTGGAATTCTGCAGCTGATTCCAATATTCGGACCGTGGCCTATTTACTGGGCATTGTTTTTTATGGATATCTTCTCGGGCAATTATCCAAGGGCAATCGTTGTGCTGTTATTCGGATTCTTCCTAAGCACAGTTGATATGTATATAAGGCCTGCCCTGTCAAGTCATTATGCTGAAATTCATCCTTTAATACTGTTAATAGGATTCTTGTCAGGTCCTTTGGTCTATGGAATTGTAGGTTTTATTGTTGGTCCTTTAATTTTAGGAATAACCTATACTGTTTTAGATAATTATAGAAAAGAATATCTTCTTGGAGAGGAGTAA